The genomic segment GGAAGAGCGTTCTCAGTTAAGCAGTACCTGTACTACTTCAGTAAAAAGTTACACATAAGGCAAGCTTTTGAACTCTTTATCAGGCAGAGATGGTATTAAACTTCGGGTTTAAGGGGAAAGCAAAATTTTGATACTTTTGgtgcagtggggtctcgacttacgaatggctccacttacgtacttttcaaCGTATGTACTTCTCTGGTCACAAAGTTTCACTTtaacttgcggccagagaatcgcCCTAtagaccagaagggggaggcggggaaagcgcccaATTCAAATCGCGgtggggaaggcctccggaggtcccccccgctgacgcaggctttcccagggtggaccgggcctaccaggggagggctttccccagtaggcctggtctactgcccgggaaagcctggggagtagactgggcctattgggggaagccctcccctggtaggcccggtccaccctgggaaagcctgcatcggcggggggggaacctccaagaggcctccggtAGCAGCACCGAAGCGCTCAGAGGCCTCGGGCAGCGGCGATGACGGTGAACATTTGTCTGCTGTCAGTACCATAATAGTTGTTGTATTTgtgcattaaaaaacaacaacagaggtgAACACCCCAAATTTAGTTTGGGGCAACTTCAGTTCATACATTTATAGTTCCATTGCTGTGAGAAACCTCTGATAAACCTTTGCTGCTGCCTAGATTGGCCATGAAATGGAGGATAATCTGGATATATGTAGGCAGGTGATTGAGTTTCATTTAGAACAAAGTTCTGTAATGTTTTGAAAACGGTGTCTGGGGGTGGGCTGTGGGTCTTCTGGTGATTGTGCTAATCCTTGCCCATGATTTGGCCTCCATCGGAAGCTGTGCCAGGCGGCTTCCCGGAGACAGTTGCTAAGAGCCTGGTCACTGATGGGAGGGGGACACGGTTTCTGCTACAGAGCTGAACGCTGCTGGGCAAGTAGACTAGGAGACGGCTGCTATCGGAGGGGCCATGCTAGTGAATGATGGCCGTGTTTGCTTTGCATTTATTGGCAGCCATGCTTTGGATGTTTGCTGTGTCTGAAGGAAGAGATGCCAGAGGAGAAatgctttgtaaaaaaaatatgtttgggCAGCTGCTATGCTTTCTCATAGTGTCtggttttctctttctgcctctggCTAGTCTTAATGGAGATGAAGAGATATTTGTTTAATTGAGGAATTGGATCAGCCCCTATAAACTCCTCTTGGCAACAAGCTGTCCTTAGCCTTGTGACTCCCTGTGAGCTATGCCAGACCTTGGCTACTAATCACCAGGCCCTCGGCAGAAGCCAACAGGCAGCTGCTGCGTCACCCCTCTCTTGGGCTTCCAGATTCCCAGTAGGACAGAGAGGGTTCTGCATGCCGTATGGGGAGGATACTTCCCCTTCAATCAAGATATTTCTCAAATGTTCTCAAGTGCCTCTACAGCCTCTAAACTGACTGGGAAAATCAAGACTAGTCTGCATGAATCATGGAAACAATACAAGTGCAGGAACAAGTAATacctttaatcgaccattaagaatataaatcaCTGCCCCCCCCAAATAACAGTGAGCTTTGATGATAAATtgtcttcaaggctgtgcatcaaggtCCTGTGCACAATTCCAAACTTGCGggctgtttttaatgtcccaaattcacatggctgatggtgtagaggTTTCAAGCTTTTcttcagctagcagtttggaatttatggcccatctcttaaaacagagggaCAGTTGGCCAtctgcccccctccctctcccccctttctGCCTTTTGAAAACTCAAAGGATTTATCTTTGGCTAGAAGAGGGAAGAGTGCTCAGGAGCATGGGCTGCCTGTAACAGATCACTGGGTTAAAGTGACAGGGTTAACATTGAGGGACATGTCTGTTCCGCATGTTTAATCTGTTTTCCTCCTACAGCAGGATTTTCACAGAGATGCCCGCCTCAGCAATAAGATATGCAACGTAGGAATGCCATGGTtttcttccagtgaccaatcacaaaacaaagcacctaAATACAAGATACTGGGTAGAGAAAAATCATACGCTATGATCCATATATATCTTTCACTACCTGAAAGATTACTTCTTCAGACCAACAAATAGCTTCAACTTGATTAAGTTAGACTCTCAGACACACAGGACACTCTATAAACTAACTCCACTTTTCAAGCTCCAGGTACTTCCTCTACAATGGAAAACACGACAGTATTCCATGAGTAGTTAATATTGAACAagttcatattttattttcagtgttAACGTAAGATATATTTAGGCAATACATACTTGAACAGACTTTAGATTACAGTGTCTAAATGGATAGAGAAACAGACACAGACCCACAGTATTTGTGTATACATGCAcacaaagtttgtttgtttgtttgtttatttatttatttattagatttttatcctgcccttctagacatatgCCTACTCAGTATATGTCTTTTCTGTTGTACAGCTCCTTTAAGAGGCTGCCTTTCAAAGATTTGCTTCCTCCTCATATGTCAGGCTGATATGTGCATAATAAACACATAAGCGTATGCACTATTGCAGTTTCTTAAAGGGATCCCATAGTACTGTGTACTGCTTGCCCACTTAAATTAAAAATGGCTTTGGAAGGGGACAGCTGCCTCCAGGTTTTGCCACCCCACTCTGCTGCATGCTTGTGTATTCCAGGCCTGAGACTGGGCAACCTGGCTGGTTGTTTTGGACTCATAAATACATGTTGCTTCTCTCTCCCTCAGGTGGACCATGCAAAAGTGCTACATTACGTCGGGGCCGGGGTGGCATTCCCAACCAGCATGCTCTTCTTATTCcttcagtcaattctgacttaccgCATGGCAAAATCAAGAAGTCATTACTGGACTGGCCACCTACGCAGCATCCTTGCAGCCCTGGCATTCATCACTCTCATCTTTAGTATCCTTCCGGCAGCAGTATGGGTTGGGTAAAATAAATAGGAATAAAGGCAAAAGGGAGCAATGgataaaatgtaattaaatttattttttctagGGAATCTGGGGCAAGTAATTGAGGAGATGTCTGCCTGGGGCTCTTGCCAAAAGTAAATGTCATTGAATTTGTGAGATTGGTTTTTGAGAAATCATATATGCTATAGAGTGGataatagaaaaataacattgttGCAGTATATAAAAGATTGTCGGGAAAGGACGAGGAGCAATGGATGGAATATACAGAATGTGAGAGATTTCACCTAAATATTATAGTGAATTTCATAATGAAGGTTACAGTTTGCCTTTCTCAGATATTTGAATGAACAAAGACTGAATAGGGTTTAAGGTAGGGTGGGCAAAGCATGACCTTCCAGGTGTTATTGAGCTGCAGTTCCTAACATTCTCACTACTTGCTCTCCTGGCTAGACTAATTGGAAATGGAGTCCCACAACAACTGGAGAGCTGCACTTTACCCAGCCCTTCTTTTAGGCAGAGGGCATCTTATCCGAGGCAGAGATGCTTTTTTCCATTAGAAGATCTGCTAGAAGTTGTCTTTGCAAGCCTTGTTGCCTCTGAAATGACATGTAAGcagcattctttccttctttctggggatcatttttgtttttataaactgCTGATGTTGGGGCTACAGTCTGACAAGGAGAGctaagagggtgggtgggggctctTCACATTGGCCTCTGGATCTGTTTCCTCTTTGAAACCTCCAGCTGCTTTTACCCTGCTCCCCAGGAGAGTTATTCCTACCTCAGTGTTTATTGGGGGGGGAGCAAGGAGTCCTTCGTAAAAATATGTGACCGGGAGACGTTCCCATAGGAGCACATGCTCCGCCGTCCCAATGTCCCCCCCAGTTCCTTTTTACAGCCACGTTGGTGGGACGTATAAGAATAATAGAGTGAAATACAGAGTATTCTTGAATAGAATTGTTTATATTTTCTAATTGATAATTGTAAATTTAGATTCTAATTACTATTTTTGACGTCCCCTTATGATTACCCTGTATTTTTTCTCTCTATTTGACAGTTTAccattttcctgcttttttcactccccccctccccacaaccgCCAGTTTCTCCTTTTTCCTAGATTTATGGCCCCTCCAGGACCATTTAAGTGGTGCGTTATCTGCACAAATAAAATACCACTGACTGAGGGGCATGAtaaatgcttattttgcttaGGGGAGTAACATCAAACCCAATCGTGCCCTGAATGCAAAAAAACTTATAAAACCAGCACTTAAATTAAGGTTACAATGCTTGAGATCTTTGGGAGCAATCCCTCAATCCAAGCATGGAAGTGATAGCCTCACCAATGGCCAAGGAATCACTTCAAGCAGACCCAGCTCGCTCCATATCGAGCCCGACAGCATGCTCGATGTCGAGCCCAATGCCTGTTCCGTGTAGACAGAAGAAAACGTTGAAACCTTCAAAGTCAAGCTTGACTTCCATCTCTAGAGCTCAGAATCATTCCGATGatccttcaaaaaagaaaagggataaaatcaaatcaaagaaaccaaagaaaacataaaaatctACTGGTATTGAACTAGTAGGTCACGATTCCCTCTCTGATCTTAGAGGAATCACAAGAAGCCCCTGTCTCAACATCTGACAGGGATGAACAGATTCTGATATTGGCGCAGACTGCAGCATCCACATCTAGCCTATCGACTAGCACAGGCCATTCACTGGCTGATGCTCAACCCAGCCCGGCcttggcccattcaagccctcgTTCATCAGGGCTTTCATTGGGATCGGAGTCTTCTCGATACTCCCCATGCATACACCAAGAAAAAAGACTGCATATTTCTCTGTCTTGGCATGTTCCTCGACACGGAGAAAGATATTACTATGCAGAACTGCATCAATATTTTGCCAGACCTGATTACAGGCACAGGCAATGCTATTATGACCCATATTATTCGGAAATGTATGGTGACCAAATTTATTATGATGAAGCTAGACAAATTCTGTATGCCTCTCCATCATGGCACTCACCATCCATGTCACCATCTCCACCAAGACATTGACAACAATTAGTTCACACACATATCCAGCACCGACCGATCAACCGACAAGGTCTGCGCTTAAAAGATCCACTCCAATACCAGAGACTCCGATACCAACAAAGAGAACTAAACAATCAAAACAACATACCTCTATGTATCCACGACCTTAAGCAGATCCTTTTCCACCCACTGACACCGAAATATGGTCGATACCAGCTCTTTCATCACACGATCCAATACCGTTGACATCAACCTCCAGATCACACTGCTCGCCTTCTATATCATCAACATCATCTCAGGACTTGATCTCCACAATATATCGAGAATCACCATCGAACCTTCCTACCCTTCCATCCGATGTTGGAGAAAACCACCCTCCATCACTGTCAGAGGACTTTACTTCCTACTCCCAACTAATCCTCAGGGTGGCTAAATCTTTACAATTGGACATTCAAGAACCACCTGCTCAGAAAAACGATCTAGTTCTTGATTATCTAACTCAAGACAAGACTCCGCCACTTAGCTTAAGCTTCATACCAGCTATATTCAAACTTATTAAGGAGTCATGGGACAAGCCCCCTTCATCTCTTCAAATTCCATGCCGTGTCGAAAATCATTATAAAACACATGGATCAGATATTGCATTTCTCCTTAAATACCCGATCCGTTGCAGCAACCAATAGAGAAGGTTGTAAACTTCATATCCTCGGTAGAAGGCTGTATTCACTCACTGAGGGTAGCTAACTACCAGGCAGCCATGGGCACCTACCATCGACAACTATGGGATAAAATCTTGCCTGCTCTTCAAGCGGCACCAGAGGCCACTAGAAATGAAATACTCAGCATGTATACTGAAGCGTCTACACTGGCAAAGCAACAAAGAATAGCTGCAAGACATACAGCAGATGCAGCGTCTAAGGCAATGACTACTTCCATTACCTATAGATGACATGCATGGTTGCGCTCCTCAAACATCTTAGATGACACCAACACATGAATAGAGGACCTCCCATTTGATGACCAATGAGCTAAtggaaaatatctttaaaatcagaaaaacagCACATTCATACACACCTCAACAACCTTACCGTTACCAAAGGACACAGTATCACAAACAGTCTTATTACCAACAACAATACTTATCATCTCAACAATCATATCGATAATTTCAGCCGCAACCTCAGGAAAGATTTTATCCAGCAGCATCGACACCTACAACTCAGCCCTTTTGACCCCAGTAATCACCATGCTGATGACAACTCTTTCGAAGAGAATAGAGGAAGAGTAAGCAGTACCCATAGCTCTTTACCATCTGTATTCCAAACAAGGCTTTACCCTTTCATCTCGGCATGAAAAAAGATTACTAATGACAACTGGGTCTTATCCATCATTCAAAATGGTTACTTTATTGAATTCTTCCATACCCCACCCTCAGGCATCTTCATGAAGAGGTATCCTCATTCTTACAAAAACAAGCCATATTCGTAGTTCCTTCACCTTCATCGAATGAAAGATTCTACTCCTGATACTTTACGGTTCCTAAAAAGGACAGAGGACTTCACCCCATCCTCAATCTCAGAAACCTCAACAAATTTACGAGATCTCGACGGTTTTGAATGCTAACTCTCAACACTGTTATTCccctcctttcacagggagactggctCGTTGTTATCGATGTACAAGATGCCTACTTCCATATTTCCATTCACCCTCTCCATCACAAATTTCTTTGATTCAGATTCGACAAAGTATCATACCAATTTTGTTCCCTCCCTTTCGGACTCTCCATGGCACAGAGGatattcaccaaatgcatggcaccaaTAACAGCCTATCTTTGATTCCAGGGCATCACTATTTTCCCGTATATCGACGACTAGCTTATAGTCATACTTCGTACCACGGTGCAGTCAGAGCTATGGAATTAACCCTTGACATCTTGCAAAGCTTGGGCCTCAAGGTGAACACTGCAAAATCTCATCTGAAACCCACACAGACTACTCAATACTTACCTTCATCCAAGACGTTTCCATATGGTCACCCTAGAATCTGTCATTCCACTTCTCTCTTGGGGTGATTGGTTCGTGGTTATAGATGTTTaggatgcttattttcatatttccattCACCAGCGTCATCGCAAATATATCAGTTTCTTCTTCATGGGGTCAGCTTACCGGTTCTGCACCCTACCATTCGGGCTTGACACTGCCCCAAGAGCCTTTACAAAGTGTTTGGCCCCTGTAGCAGCCTATCTTCGTCTTCACAACATCACGGTTTTTCTGTATATAGACGATTGGTTGATCATCCTGGTTCTTACAGCAAAGCGCTAGAAGATACCAGCTTTGCCATCCGGACTCTGGCAGATCTAGGCCTACAGATCAACTTTGCATAGTCTCATCTCCAACAGTCTCAGATCATGGACTATATTGGTGTGTGCCTAGATTCAGTCAAGGCCAGAGTCTTCCTTCCTCCTGAACAAATTCAGAAACTGCGCTGAGTGATCCACCCTTTTTGTCCTTATGCCAAAGTTCTGCCCATCATACACAGCATCTTCTAGGTCTCATGGCCTCAACTTCATCTGCTCTCCCACATGTGCGGCTGAAAATGGACTCTCTACAGGCATGGTACCTGTCTCAATTCGATCCTTTAATGGACAGACCTACCAAGTGTCTGCGTGTAACTCCAGAGCTCATGAGTCAGTTAACATGGTGGACGTTCGTGCCTCACCTTCTAGTGGGTAAGCCCTTCTGGTCCATTCAGCTGATAGTCCaggttacaacggacgccagtccaaCAGGTTGGGGTGCACACCGTGGCCCTCACAAAATCCATGCCCTGTGGTCCAAGTCAGAAAAACTACTTCATATCAACCATTTAGAGATGCTGGCAGTTATTAAGGCGTTTCGCGCCTTTTATCCTCTAATAGTAGGCTGAGGGGTCCAGGTGGCcacggacaacaccacgaccatgtattatatcaacaaacaaggaggcacccaCTCGTTGTCACCCCTATATTTGGcatctttgggaatggtgttacgacCACCATATTTTTCCAATCGCCATTCGTGTATCAGCAGAAGACAACAATATCGCCGACTGTTTGAGTCGCCTGTCCATTCAAACTCACAAATGGGAGCTCAACTACTCCATTTTTTCCTCAGATCTGCAATCGATGGGGAATTCCAACCATCAACATGTTCGCAACCCAGGACAACTCCAAATGCACCAAGTTTTGTTCTTGAGCAGGAAGAGGTAGGAATTCCCTTGGTGATGCCTTCATGGTGAATTGGGAAGATGGTctctgtggcgatccccctttgtgccctattcacctctgggctccacaaaggtaaatacgcccttttcactgccaccaggtattatactaataccaaatcaaatcccacacactcaggagctgtcaccccaaagggtcatacaatttcaggaatcaagggttttgaataaatattcttttattattgaacaaatcataaggagaatctaatataactgtttcatatgtttatgtataataaatcaggtgttaacgtatatcagatcatgtcaatatttctcttgttatacttagacattcattcctgcttgttcaatatattttactctttcaatttcctttcataACCCCTGTTaactattcctaaaccctagcactctctcaataacttctggtccctaactctctctaaacctatctctctctctgattccaacccttaactgtctcacccagctgttccaactgtcattctgactccgcccctcctgctccatcccctgattgacatgcaggaatgacgtcatactttgggttccGTTACAGTCTCCTTTATCTGTTCCCTCccatcccactgattcagtgaacaTTAGTCAGGAATGCCAATGCCATTCTAATGGCCCCATGGTGGCCTCGACAACCTTGGTTTACCATCCTCAAGACCATGGCTTCGAAATTCCTGAGGATGCCTCCCAAACCATTTCTTCTGACCCAGGATGCCAGCAGGGTCTGCCATCCCGACCTGGAGTCACTCCACCTCACAGCTTGGAGGATTCCCCTGGTATAGCAGAGGTTTTGGACAAAGCCAGAAAACCCTCCACCAAGCTGTTGTATTCTTACAAATGAAATGTTTTTTCTAAGTTCTCTGCCTCTAGAGGTCTATTGCCTGTTCCAGTTTCGTTGGATACTCTTCTTGTCTTTCTATGCTACCTATTTGACCAAGGACTGTCCCATTCTACACTAAATTATATTTCTGCTATCGTCTCTTACCAGCCTATGGGTTCAGAAGCCTCCCACTTGTTCGCACACCCGACCTTGAAGATGTTTTTAAGGGGTTTACGTAATATTCGCCTACCTGTCTGACCTCCGTTGCCTCAATGGTACCTTCAAGTCGTGTTACGAACTCTTACTGTCCCCTTGTTTGAGCTAATGGCTTCTTCGGATCTTCAGTTCCTCTCTTTCAAGACGCTATTTCTTGTGGCAATAACTTCTGTACAACGAGTGAGTGAATTAGCTGCCCTTTGGGCTGATGCCCCTTATATGCAATTCCACCCAGACAAGGTTGTCTTATgtcctgatgtctcctttcttcccaaagttGTATCAAGCTTTCATGTTAATCAACCTTTGATTCTTCCAATGTTATTCCCTGATCCTTCTTcggatgttgaacgcatgctccattccTTGGATGTTCGTTGTGCCTTAGCATTTTACACTTCAATGATTAAAGACTTCCGCAGTTCCCCTAGACTATTTGTCTGCTTCCATGGCTCACATAAaggctctcctgcctcctcacagaCGATTTCTAGGTGGATCGTGTCTACTATCACcttggcctatgaactggctggCAAAGCTCGACCAGATGCATTAAAGGTGCATTCTATGAGAGCTATGGCTACTTCGACTGCATTATTGTGTGGTGTTGATGTTTCTGACATTTGTCGAGGAGCCACTTGGTCCACACCATCGACCTTTGTGACACACTACTGTccggacctcagggccaagaaggaagcaaattTCGGAAGGGCTCTGCTGAAGTCATTGTTGGTGTGAcagccctccttctggtaagtgagcttgctagtcacccatttgtgtgcattcacagaggccacaaagaagaaagggaggttATTTACCtttaaccatggttcttcgagtggtcctctgtgaatccacacacaCCACCCATCCTTCCCACTGTCCATCACTTTGGTTCTTGAGCTTGGTTACAATTAGAGCCTTGACAGTGGCAGACATTTCAGAACGGAGGTATTATGGGCGGGCGGAGCATTCACGCCACAGGGAAATGTCCCACTTATCACGTtttgaagctctagaatattccaaggagtcctgTGCAAGCGCAGTCTAAAACCATTTgtatggattcacagaggaccactcaaagaaccatggttacaggtaagtaacctccctTTTACCAACCTCATAAGGATGGAAGGcttagtcaaccttgagccagctacctgagcccattgggactGAACTTGGGTTGTAAAGAGAgtgttggctgcagtactgcagtttaaccactgctccaagAGGCTGTAGCAAGTTTTGGGTTTTCCGAAAATCTAGGAAGTTAGACAAATACGAGAACAGGATCTGCTTTGCATTCATGTCCTCAAAATAGAATGCACGTCTAAACTACTGTAACCCACACATCCCAATTTTATTTTCCTATATTTATTACTATTTAAGTGATGTTACATGATATTCAGAAATAATAGGATTGGAATCTACCTACCCAGCTCGTAATGCCCAATTGTTTTTTCAAGTACCACTTACAATTCAGACTGGGTTTACAGTGTAGAACAGGATAGTTTTGCATTATCAAACAATGTGCTCAAAAGATGTTGCAAATCTAGTTAGATTACCATGTGCTTGTGGTGCTTTCCCTCCCTGTTATTGCTTCTTCATGAGAACCAGCCTTCCCATCTTGTTTGCCTTGACTTTGGCACCCTCAGGTGGTGTCTTTTTTGTCCAGCAGAGCTTCATCCTTCAACACGTGGCTGCTCTTTGTGAATGGATGTTTATAATAAATGTCCTGGTCTTCTACGGCACCTTCACGGCTGAATTTGGAGCTATCTCCACAGACACTTTCTTGGTTCTTCTGAAAGCCAGGCGGACTCCTAAAAGCTACAAAGTGGAGAGCAACTCACCGAGCATGTCCCATGTGCACAGCCATTTGGAGAACCTGGCCATGATGTAGGGTGACTGCTGGGAGACTCCTTTCGTGGGTGCATAAGGGCTTCTGCGGGAGGCAGGACAAGCTGGGACTTTCAACAATGCCCCACCCCCTAGAAGATGAAAGGGGA from the Pogona vitticeps strain Pit_001003342236 chromosome 3, PviZW2.1, whole genome shotgun sequence genome contains:
- the LOC110077785 gene encoding transmembrane protein 150A isoform X3; amino-acid sequence: MPAWVILPIALPAFSITGMWIVYAMALSNNHICPVHNWIYNLSCELDGPLSCCTLDHIPLVSKCGTLPPESCFFSLICSLGSFMVMLVGLLRYAHVIEHYGSSLLNTLGLGAGWICAAGLIMVGNFQVDHAKVLHYVGAGVAFPTSMLFLFLQSILTYRMAKSRSHYWTGHLRSILAALAFITLIFSGVFFVQQSFILQHVAALCEWMFIINVLVFYGTFTAEFGAISTDTFLVLLKARRTPKSYKVESNSPSMSHVHSHLENLAMM
- the LOC110077785 gene encoding transmembrane protein 150A isoform X2, whose product is MGRYAMALSNNHICPVHNWIYNLSCELDGPLSCCTLDHIPLVSKCGTLPPESCFFSLICSLGSFMVMLVGLLRYAHVIEHYGSSLLNTLGLGAGWICAAGLIMVGNFQVDHAKVLHYVGAGVAFPTSMLFLFLQSILTYRMAKSRSHYWTGHLRSILAALAFITLIFSGVFFVQQSFILQHVAALCEWMFIINVLVFYGTFTAEFGAISTDTFLVLLKARRTPKSYKVESNSPSMSHVHSHLENLAMM